A part of Paraburkholderia largidicola genomic DNA contains:
- the sapR gene encoding sap1 transcriptional regulator SapR gives MSTAFAHTVEASFATLTPTAKRIASYMLANLERLGLETADQIAQQTGTSGISVGRFLRSVGYRNLDDLKRELRGAQSRPWFITDRLDAYRSERDDNDNGANGVDPGDLAVSHSLDLEVDAIRYVYQLAQGETFARIAQRIAEADAVFILGIQSTRGISNAFYSYLEYLRPRVFYSDGMSGSYVDSLNSEFASPYLIVTDTRAYSRIARRYCEAATRRELPFALVTDLYCPWAREFPSDLIQVKTDVGQFWDSLAPLTCLFNLLLTSIVERLGPAIDQRVARNRELQRELDQFDL, from the coding sequence ATGTCCACCGCATTCGCCCACACAGTCGAAGCCAGCTTCGCGACGCTGACGCCCACGGCCAAGCGCATCGCCAGCTACATGCTGGCGAATCTGGAACGCCTCGGCCTGGAAACGGCGGACCAGATCGCGCAGCAAACGGGCACGAGCGGTATATCGGTGGGGCGCTTTTTGCGCAGCGTCGGCTATCGCAATCTCGACGACCTGAAGCGCGAGTTGCGCGGCGCGCAATCTCGCCCGTGGTTCATCACCGACCGGCTCGATGCTTACCGTAGCGAGCGCGATGACAACGATAACGGCGCAAACGGCGTCGATCCAGGCGACCTTGCCGTTTCGCACTCGCTCGATCTCGAAGTCGACGCCATCCGCTACGTTTATCAGCTGGCGCAAGGCGAGACGTTCGCGCGCATCGCGCAGCGCATTGCCGAGGCGGATGCCGTCTTCATCCTCGGCATTCAATCGACGCGCGGCATTTCCAACGCGTTCTACAGCTACCTGGAGTACCTGCGCCCGCGCGTGTTCTATTCCGACGGGATGTCCGGCTCGTACGTCGACTCGCTCAATTCGGAGTTCGCGTCACCCTATCTGATCGTCACCGACACGCGGGCGTATTCGCGCATCGCGCGGCGCTATTGCGAAGCGGCGACGCGGCGCGAATTGCCGTTTGCGCTCGTCACCGATCTCTACTGCCCATGGGCGCGCGAATTCCCCAGCGACCTGATTCAGGTGAAGACGGACGTTGGCCAGTTCTGGGATTCGCTCGCGCCGCTTACGTGCCTGTTCAACCTGCTGTTGACGTCGATTGTCGAACGACTGGGTCCGGCTATCGACCAACGTGTTGCGCGCAACCGGGAGTTGCAGCGCGAACTCGATCAATTCGACCTCTGA
- the ddpX gene encoding D-alanyl-D-alanine dipeptidase, with protein sequence MTDTPQLIHITPETHGVELDLAYATANNFTGKPIYKEAHCLLLAPAEAGLRKAVELAASIGMKLRIFDAYRPPQAQQVLWDFLPDPTYIAELGRGSNHSRGTALDLTLIDSHGEALDMGTGFDAMVKESEHFHPGLPQHVQRNRLLLLGIMHAAGFTHIASEWWHYEIPGSRALPIIDNSESGPFKLM encoded by the coding sequence ATGACCGATACCCCACAACTGATTCATATCACCCCGGAAACGCATGGCGTCGAACTCGACCTCGCCTACGCGACCGCCAACAACTTCACTGGCAAGCCGATCTATAAGGAAGCGCACTGCCTGTTGCTCGCGCCCGCTGAAGCGGGCTTGCGCAAGGCGGTCGAACTCGCGGCGAGTATCGGCATGAAGCTGCGCATTTTCGACGCGTACCGTCCGCCGCAGGCGCAACAGGTACTGTGGGACTTCCTGCCTGATCCAACCTATATCGCGGAACTCGGGCGCGGCTCGAATCATAGCCGCGGCACTGCCCTTGATCTGACCTTGATCGACAGCCATGGAGAAGCGCTCGACATGGGCACGGGCTTCGACGCGATGGTGAAGGAGTCAGAGCATTTTCACCCGGGCCTGCCGCAGCATGTGCAGCGAAACCGCTTGCTGCTGCTCGGCATCATGCATGCCGCCGGCTTCACGCATATCGCCAGCGAGTGGTGGCATTACGAAATTCCCGGCTCGCGCGCGCTGCCCATTATCGACAACAGCGAAAGCGGCCCGTTCAAGCTGATGTAA